CAGTGTTTCCGCTTCGAGCGCCTGACGTCTGACCAGGGCGAGGCCGAAACTGCTCCCCGTTGCATGGTCTGTGGACACGCTGGTGATGATCCCTGCACGCGAGTCATTCAGCTTGAGCTGATCGCCGCTTTGCAGGACATTTTTTGTGTCAGAGGTGCTGTGCCAGCAACGCAGCTGCTGTTTCACACCACCGCGGGACGCCAGCTTGGCCACGGTTTCCTGGCCGAGATAACAGCCTTTGTTCAGCTCGACCCAATCGGATAAACCCAGTTCAAAGGGATTGGTGTCGCCAGTGAGCTCCTGTTCTCCCAGGGGCCAGCCCTGCTTGTTCCGCCAGCACTCCAGTTCTGTGGCGCTGCAGGGTGAAAGATCTGCCCAGGAGGTCGGCGGCTCGCTGCTTTCACTGAGCCAGATCACCTGGTTCAGGTCGGGTGCCTTGCCCGCTTCCAGGCGTTGCAGCCGGCGCTGCTGACGCTGTTCTCCCAGTCGCACCTGGTCTGCAGGAAAGATCACCCGATCAAACCCGCCGACGACGCTGTCGCTGTTTCCGTTGAGCACGAGGACATCGGCGCCTGCGGAATCCAGACGAATTTCAAGCAAGGCCTGCACGCGGCCAGTGGCATTAAGCCAACAGGCCTGGATCAGATCGCCGGGGGCGCAGCCGTCGACCTTTGCGCTGGTCTGGCCATGCAGGAAGCTGCCGCAGCCTCTTCCCTCAAGGCGGATGAGAGGAAATCGTCCATCCCAGATCAATTCCGTTGCGTCCTGATTGCTGTTCATCACTGTTCAGGCTCCCTGTTCTGTTCAAGCTCCCTGGCTTTGGCCGCGACTTCGCTGAGTCGAAACAGGCTGACCAGTTGCAGGCCTGCCTCCTCCATGGCCTCCTGGCCACCTTCCTCACGATCGACGATGGTGACCACTCGCCGAACGCGGTATCCGGCTTCCTTCAGCTGGTTGACAGCCTGGATGGAGGAGCCACCGGTCGTGACGACGTCTTCCAGCACCGTCACCAGGGCACCCGCCTCAGGGAGTGGGCCCTCCAACCAGGCCCCGGTGCCATGGCCTTTGGCCTGTTTGCGCACAATCAGCGCATTCAGATCACGTCCCTGTTGCGCCGCTGCCATGGCAACCCCGCTGACTAAGGGATCTGCCCCAAGCGTGAGGCCACCCACGGCCATGGCTTCCTTGTCCACCAGAGCCAGCATGGCTGGACTGAGCAAAGCAAGGCCGCTGCCACTCAGGGCCACCGGTTTGCAGTTCACATAGTGTTCGCTGCTGCGACCCGATGCGAGAGTGAACTGCCCGTGCCGGTAAGCCTCCAGGGCCAGTCGGTCCAGAAGGACCTGGCGATCCAAAAACGGCTCGGAATTGACGGGCATGGGGGCTGGTGCTTCGCGGATCCTCTGCCTAGTTTGCGCGCAGTGGTGCCTCTTCCCTTGGACAGGCTGCGATTGAGATCATTGCTTCTGCTTCTTTCACTGAGTTCGTTGCAGACTGCTGCAGTGGCTCGACCGGTGGTCTGCACCACCACGCTGGAGGCCCCATCGGTCCTGCTCATCGAAGGAGGTGAGCAGGCATCACCGGTTGAAGTGACCCGTTGCGCCAGGGTGCAAAGCACCGCAGCGCTGATGGAGGAGCGCTTCTACACCTGGACAGCCCCCTTCGCCAGCGGTGTGAATATCCGGCATCAGCTCGCCGACATCTATGGATTCGCTGTGGCTGGTCCCGATGGCGAGCGCTGGATGGGCTTTGGTTTCCCTGATCAAACGATTGTCTGGGATGGCTCGGCCGTGGAGAACACCTACCGGATGTTGCTTGAGAATCAGAGTGATCCGATCCCCTGGCGCACCGTTGATATTCCCAACGGCTTCAGTGGCAGCATCGCTGAGGACATGGCCTCCCCCGTTCCTGATCGCGTTCAGGAGCTGGAAGTCTTTTCTCCGGTCCGTGCACTGTGGTAAACCCACGGATCAAGGGGGGTCTAGCAATCTGGTGAATGCAGCGAACTCATAATTCGCCTAAGGCGGGTTCGATCCCCGCGACCCCCATTGTTTTGTTCCAATGCGCACTCTGCTGCTGATCGCGCTGCTGGTTCTGCCGGCTCTGTTTTCAGCAGCTGAGGTGGCGCTGCTCCGGCTTAGGCCCAGTCAGGTTCAGGCTCTCACTGAGGAGGGCCGCCCCGGTGCCCAGTCTGTTCAGAGACTTCAGCGGCATCTGCGCATCGCTCTGCTGATGACACAGTTCG
Above is a window of Synechococcus sp. BIOS-E4-1 DNA encoding:
- a CDS encoding folate-binding protein YgfZ, with amino-acid sequence MNSNQDATELIWDGRFPLIRLEGRGCGSFLHGQTSAKVDGCAPGDLIQACWLNATGRVQALLEIRLDSAGADVLVLNGNSDSVVGGFDRVIFPADQVRLGEQRQQRRLQRLEAGKAPDLNQVIWLSESSEPPTSWADLSPCSATELECWRNKQGWPLGEQELTGDTNPFELGLSDWVELNKGCYLGQETVAKLASRGGVKQQLRCWHSTSDTKNVLQSGDQLKLNDSRAGIITSVSTDHATGSSFGLALVRRQALEAETLQAGSSDVEVSIARPSAFCDPPTRG
- the pyrE gene encoding orotate phosphoribosyltransferase; the protein is MPVNSEPFLDRQVLLDRLALEAYRHGQFTLASGRSSEHYVNCKPVALSGSGLALLSPAMLALVDKEAMAVGGLTLGADPLVSGVAMAAAQQGRDLNALIVRKQAKGHGTGAWLEGPLPEAGALVTVLEDVVTTGGSSIQAVNQLKEAGYRVRRVVTIVDREEGGQEAMEEAGLQLVSLFRLSEVAAKARELEQNREPEQ